From a single Asticcacaulis sp. MM231 genomic region:
- a CDS encoding ATP-binding protein, with the protein MTQNDSSPNASAFGKGDRPPEALRGAGAAPEHILSKLWRRLTRKDSLVTRLIGLASLWFFFALVVTGLALTAYFHQVTMHRFEVGVGQFADNLFSVTNIDDTLGPSGIDTARFVDARSSIIHSGLYWQVGEVDAKGALVGPVTSRSLWNEQLPLPPAVLEKARKSTGTSVFYDGLGPVGEPLRVAVIYSMVGKKAYVFMAGEDASPVNKDVRTFALLTAAALIVLALGSLIAIFLQVRVGLRPLFDLTDEIASVQGGRQQRLLKTYPAEITPVATQLNAFLDYSQEVVERQRMHVGNLAHALKTPLSVLMATAGEAEGTLPETMRKQAETMRAQVDHHLRRARAAARSQSMGERTPVEPVLDELAVMLEQVFHDKGVIIDWRAPDDLAFRGEKQDLQEIAGNLLENACIWCKRKVRITAAFHDADQTMTLGIEDDGPGLDEARFDEVLKRGARLDESVPGSGLGLSIVDELVRAYGGQLQFERAALGGLMVLARLPANREASVL; encoded by the coding sequence GTGACGCAGAACGATTCATCTCCAAATGCGTCAGCATTTGGCAAGGGCGACCGCCCGCCCGAGGCTTTGCGAGGAGCCGGTGCGGCACCTGAGCACATACTCAGCAAGCTGTGGCGTCGGCTGACGCGTAAGGATTCGCTGGTCACTCGCCTGATCGGGCTGGCCTCGCTGTGGTTCTTCTTCGCGCTGGTGGTCACCGGCCTCGCGCTTACCGCCTATTTTCATCAGGTGACGATGCACCGCTTTGAGGTCGGGGTCGGGCAGTTCGCTGACAATCTCTTCTCGGTCACCAATATCGACGACACTCTGGGGCCGTCGGGTATTGATACAGCGCGCTTTGTCGATGCGAGGTCGAGCATTATTCATTCTGGACTTTACTGGCAGGTCGGCGAGGTCGATGCCAAGGGCGCGCTTGTCGGCCCCGTAACCTCGCGCTCGCTATGGAACGAGCAGTTACCCCTGCCGCCAGCGGTGCTGGAAAAAGCGCGCAAGTCGACCGGCACCAGTGTTTTCTATGATGGCCTCGGGCCGGTGGGCGAGCCTTTGCGCGTCGCCGTCATCTATTCGATGGTCGGCAAGAAGGCCTATGTCTTCATGGCCGGCGAGGACGCCAGCCCGGTCAATAAGGACGTGCGCACCTTCGCCCTGCTGACAGCGGCGGCGCTGATCGTTCTGGCGCTGGGGTCTCTGATCGCCATCTTCCTGCAGGTGCGCGTCGGTTTGCGGCCGCTGTTCGACCTGACCGACGAAATCGCCAGCGTGCAGGGCGGGCGGCAGCAGCGCCTGCTCAAAACCTATCCGGCCGAGATCACCCCGGTGGCGACCCAGCTCAACGCCTTTCTCGACTATTCGCAGGAGGTGGTAGAGCGCCAGCGCATGCACGTCGGTAATCTGGCCCATGCGCTGAAGACGCCGCTGTCGGTGCTGATGGCCACGGCGGGCGAAGCCGAGGGGACGCTGCCTGAAACCATGCGCAAGCAGGCCGAAACCATGCGGGCGCAGGTCGATCACCATCTGCGCCGCGCCCGCGCCGCCGCGCGCTCTCAGTCCATGGGCGAACGCACCCCGGTCGAACCGGTGCTCGATGAACTGGCGGTCATGCTGGAGCAGGTGTTTCACGACAAGGGCGTCATCATCGACTGGCGCGCGCCCGATGATCTGGCATTCCGGGGTGAGAAACAGGATTTGCAGGAAATCGCCGGCAATCTGCTCGAAAACGCCTGTATCTGGTGCAAGCGCAAGGTACGGATCACGGCGGCTTTTCATGATGCCGACCAGACCATGACTCTGGGTATCGAGGATGATGGTCCGGGGCTTGATGAGGCGCGTTTCGACGAGGTGCTGAAACGGGGCGCCCGTCTTGATGAAAGCGTGCCGGGATCGGGCCTTGGCCTCAGCATTGTCGATGAACTGGTGCGCGCTTATGGTGGCCAGTTGCAGTTCGAGCGCGCCGCTCTGGGCGGGCTGATGGTGCTGGCCCGGCTGCCGGCCAACCGGGAAGCTTCTGTTTTATAA
- the ccmI gene encoding c-type cytochrome biogenesis protein CcmI → MLILALICVLICAALIALAALWQRFSVPAPELAHEKALYRGFVADVERRVAAGEIDAEQGQEEQAQAARALLKVSDTAEETASFKPLYGYVALGLVAVLSVWLYLFTGHPDLADQPYRQRLQAWTTIAKSDPDSLSPQKMAAVLRQGQVEHAREVDYWLFLGRIDMMAGNNYDGAQDYQKARALSPETFTAWSELGEALTFVGNGTSGPEAQQALHNALKLNPNDPRAHYYLGQQALEDGRYEDSRGHFNAALNAMAPGDVSRPQVQQALAAVAPAEAAAKAMSERISGMVASLEAQLAADPENADGWARLLRSYDVLGHKPARAKAEAAMRAHYARRPEIIADILTKAQTRVGSEGEAK, encoded by the coding sequence ATGCTCATACTTGCCTTGATCTGTGTGCTGATATGCGCCGCGCTGATCGCCCTGGCGGCGCTGTGGCAGCGCTTCAGCGTGCCGGCGCCGGAACTGGCGCATGAAAAGGCGCTCTACAGGGGTTTCGTCGCCGATGTCGAACGGCGCGTTGCCGCCGGCGAGATCGATGCCGAGCAGGGGCAGGAAGAACAGGCGCAGGCCGCCCGCGCCCTGCTGAAGGTCAGCGATACGGCAGAGGAGACCGCAAGCTTCAAGCCGCTCTATGGTTATGTTGCGCTGGGGCTCGTGGCGGTGTTAAGCGTCTGGCTCTATCTTTTTACCGGCCATCCCGACCTGGCCGATCAGCCCTACCGTCAGCGTCTGCAGGCCTGGACGACGATCGCCAAGTCCGATCCGGATAGCCTGTCACCGCAAAAGATGGCGGCGGTGCTGCGTCAGGGCCAGGTCGAGCACGCCCGGGAGGTCGATTACTGGCTGTTTCTCGGTCGCATCGACATGATGGCCGGCAATAATTACGATGGCGCGCAGGACTATCAAAAGGCGCGCGCCCTGTCGCCGGAGACCTTCACGGCGTGGTCGGAATTGGGCGAGGCCCTGACCTTTGTCGGTAACGGCACCAGCGGTCCGGAAGCACAACAGGCGCTGCATAACGCGCTAAAGCTAAATCCGAACGATCCGCGCGCCCATTATTATCTCGGTCAACAGGCGCTTGAGGACGGCCGGTACGAAGACTCGCGCGGTCATTTCAACGCGGCGCTGAATGCCATGGCGCCGGGTGATGTCAGCCGCCCGCAGGTTCAGCAGGCCCTGGCGGCGGTGGCGCCAGCGGAAGCGGCGGCCAAGGCGATGAGCGAACGGATCTCCGGCATGGTGGCGTCGCTTGAGGCGCAACTGGCGGCCGATCCGGAGAATGCCGATGGCTGGGCGCGTCTGCTGCGTTCCTATGATGTGCTGGGGCATAAGCCCGCACGCGCCAAGGCGGAGGCGGCCATGCGGGCGCACTATGCCCGCCGGCCTGAGATCATCGCCGATATCCTGACCAAGGCGCAGACCCGCGTCGGTTCGGAAGGGGAGGCGAAATAA
- a CDS encoding terminase large subunit domain-containing protein, translating into MGDWYSWLFLGGRGAGKTRAGVEWLAAEVRRGVRCALIGPSLHDVREVMIEGLSGLKSLAQKGMADRADRF; encoded by the coding sequence GTGGGGGATTGGTATAGCTGGCTTTTCCTCGGCGGGCGCGGCGCCGGCAAGACGCGGGCAGGGGTCGAATGGCTGGCCGCAGAGGTTAGGCGCGGGGTGCGTTGCGCCCTGATCGGCCCCAGCCTGCACGATGTGCGCGAGGTGATGATCGAGGGGCTTTCGGGGCTCAAGAGCCTTGCTCAAAAAGGTATGGCGGACCGGGCGGATCGGTTTTAG
- a CDS encoding DnaJ C-terminal domain-containing protein, translating into MANDPYSELGVKKGASDAEIQKAFRKLAKELHPDTNRDNKVAEERFKRVTAAYDFLKDADKRKKFDRGEMDADGREIHRGFSGAGAGAGGSPFGAGAGRSTQFEGMDMDDIMSMFGGGLGGGAGARGGGPFGFGGAERQAPPAKGQDIKIKLDIDLLDTIVGNTRRVLLSDGRTVDVNIPKGSRDGQTLRLKGQGGASPSGRGAHGDALVELRLKAHPVFRMDGNDLHMDLFVSLPDAIMGGKVQAPTPDGPVSVNLAKGSNSGAILRLKGRGAFDAKDGSRGDLFAHVVLAMPDKGLDGMPEDLRTEFVSLLERWRDQADYTPTVSARRK; encoded by the coding sequence GTGGCAAATGATCCTTATTCTGAATTGGGCGTGAAAAAAGGCGCCAGTGATGCCGAGATTCAGAAGGCCTTTCGTAAACTGGCCAAGGAACTGCATCCGGATACCAACCGTGACAACAAGGTCGCCGAGGAGCGCTTCAAGCGCGTGACGGCCGCCTATGATTTCCTGAAAGACGCCGACAAGCGCAAGAAGTTCGACCGGGGCGAGATGGATGCCGATGGCCGCGAAATCCATCGGGGTTTCAGCGGTGCCGGCGCGGGTGCCGGCGGTTCGCCGTTTGGCGCCGGTGCGGGCCGCAGCACACAGTTCGAAGGCATGGACATGGACGACATCATGAGCATGTTCGGTGGCGGTCTTGGGGGTGGCGCCGGGGCGCGCGGTGGTGGTCCGTTCGGCTTCGGCGGTGCGGAGCGTCAGGCGCCACCCGCCAAAGGCCAGGACATCAAGATCAAGCTCGATATCGACCTGCTCGACACCATCGTCGGCAATACGCGGCGCGTGCTGCTGTCGGATGGCCGCACGGTCGACGTTAATATTCCCAAGGGCAGCCGTGATGGCCAGACCCTGCGCCTGAAAGGCCAGGGCGGGGCCTCGCCGTCCGGACGCGGCGCGCACGGCGATGCGCTGGTTGAACTGAGGCTGAAAGCCCATCCGGTTTTCCGCATGGACGGCAACGACCTGCATATGGATCTGTTCGTCTCTCTGCCTGATGCGATTATGGGCGGCAAGGTGCAGGCGCCGACGCCCGATGGCCCTGTCAGCGTCAATCTCGCCAAGGGTTCCAATTCGGGCGCGATCCTGCGCCTGAAAGGGCGCGGCGCCTTTGATGCCAAGGATGGAAGCCGTGGCGATCTGTTCGCGCACGTCGTGCTGGCCATGCCCGACAAGGGGCTGGACGGGATGCCGGAGGACTTGCGGACGGAGTTCGTCAGCCTGCTGGAGCGTTGGCGCGACCAGGCCGACTATACGCCAACGGTTTCCGCAAGGCGCAAGTAG
- a CDS encoding YcgN family cysteine cluster protein, with product MNDTDAQKPFWETKTLAEMNPQEWEALCDGCGLCCLVRFEDEDTLDVIPTRVHCKLFDTDTCACSNYAQRKKHVPDCIKLTPKNIEALQWMPLSCGYRRLNEGKPLPRWHHLITGDRETVHRAGVSIRGQTISELALGEPEEALDFAAWDLNEDRSDWPDDIDAPLRD from the coding sequence ATGAACGATACGGATGCGCAAAAACCCTTCTGGGAAACCAAGACCCTGGCAGAGATGAACCCCCAGGAATGGGAAGCCCTGTGCGATGGCTGCGGACTGTGCTGCCTCGTGCGTTTCGAGGACGAGGACACGCTTGATGTCATCCCCACGCGGGTGCACTGCAAGCTCTTCGATACCGATACCTGCGCGTGCTCGAACTATGCGCAGCGCAAGAAGCACGTGCCCGACTGCATCAAGCTGACGCCAAAAAACATCGAGGCTCTGCAATGGATGCCGCTGTCGTGCGGGTATCGCCGTCTCAACGAAGGCAAACCGCTGCCGCGCTGGCACCATCTGATCACCGGCGACCGCGAGACGGTACACCGCGCCGGGGTTTCCATTCGTGGACAGACGATCTCGGAACTGGCGCTGGGTGAGCCTGAAGAAGCGCTTGATTTCGCTGCCTGGGACCTGAATGAAGACCGCTCGGACTGGCCGGACGATATTGACGCGCCGTTACGCGATTGA
- a CDS encoding response regulator transcription factor: MRILLAEDDPDLSRQLKASLSDAGYVVDHAPDGEEAHFLGDTEPYDCVILDLGLPKIDGVSVLEKWRRDGKTTPVLILTARGAWSDKVSGFDAGADDYLTKPFHTEELLARLRALVRRAAGHAQPMLVCGGVRLDPRAARASVNGEPLRLTSLEYRLLHYLMMHQSRVISRTELVEHLYDQDFDRDSNTIEVFMGRLRKKIGTDRIETVRGLGYRLKPLHDEISDL; encoded by the coding sequence TTGCGCATACTGTTAGCCGAAGATGATCCCGATCTGTCGCGTCAACTGAAGGCCTCTCTGTCCGATGCTGGCTATGTGGTCGATCATGCGCCCGATGGCGAGGAAGCGCATTTTCTCGGTGATACCGAGCCCTATGACTGCGTGATCCTCGATCTCGGTCTGCCCAAGATCGACGGCGTGTCGGTGCTGGAAAAGTGGCGGCGCGACGGCAAGACGACGCCGGTGCTGATCCTGACCGCGCGTGGCGCGTGGAGCGACAAGGTGTCAGGCTTCGATGCCGGTGCAGATGATTACCTGACGAAACCTTTCCATACCGAGGAACTTCTGGCGCGTCTTCGCGCGCTCGTGCGGCGCGCCGCCGGCCACGCCCAGCCGATGCTGGTGTGTGGCGGTGTGCGGCTTGATCCGCGTGCGGCACGCGCTTCGGTCAATGGCGAACCTCTGCGCCTGACCTCGCTGGAATACCGCCTGCTGCATTACCTGATGATGCACCAGAGCCGCGTGATCTCGCGCACCGAGCTGGTCGAACACCTTTACGATCAGGATTTCGACCGAGATTCCAATACGATCGAGGTTTTTATGGGCCGTCTGCGCAAGAAGATTGGCACCGACCGCATCGAGACCGTGCGCGGGCTTGGCTATAGGCTCAAGCCGCTGCACGACGAGATCAGCGATCTGTGA